One window of the Terriglobales bacterium genome contains the following:
- a CDS encoding Kdo hydroxylase family protein — MEPALPSSPLLGIDDYRYPGGWAASSHPAERAFACCRALEEGRILIFAAVPFELPADDRAFLISQRQTESRFHKNISYRPRQDVMRGTSSESREDTERLHGILRRYSAEVTRFLEDFLRPYAGKLALDFASFRPLEEAGRDLPLHKRNDLLHVDAFPTRPTRGARILRVFTNIHPQAPRVWRCAEPFHHLAPRLAIQAGLRRFAARGAAPWRPLARNARAVARAVGIPAPDRSAYDEFMLRFHDWLKENSAFQEGAPREPVEFPPGATWLVYTDGVPHAALSGQYALEQTYIVPREALVWPQVAPISVLEELAGCEMGR; from the coding sequence ATGGAACCAGCGCTTCCATCTTCGCCGCTGCTCGGGATCGACGACTACCGCTATCCCGGCGGCTGGGCGGCGTCGAGTCACCCGGCGGAGCGCGCCTTCGCCTGCTGCCGCGCCCTGGAAGAGGGCCGCATCCTGATCTTTGCGGCCGTTCCCTTCGAGCTGCCCGCCGACGACCGCGCCTTCCTCATCTCGCAGCGGCAGACCGAGTCGCGCTTCCACAAGAACATCTCCTACCGGCCGCGCCAGGACGTGATGCGCGGCACCTCCAGCGAGAGCCGCGAGGACACGGAGCGCCTGCACGGCATCCTGCGGCGCTACTCCGCCGAGGTCACGCGCTTCCTCGAGGACTTCCTCCGGCCCTACGCCGGCAAGCTGGCGCTCGACTTCGCCAGCTTCCGCCCGCTGGAGGAGGCGGGGCGCGACCTGCCCCTGCACAAGCGCAACGATCTGCTGCACGTGGACGCCTTCCCGACCCGGCCCACGCGCGGGGCGCGCATCCTGCGCGTCTTCACCAACATCCATCCGCAGGCGCCGCGGGTGTGGCGCTGCGCCGAGCCTTTCCACCACCTGGCGCCGCGGCTGGCCATCCAGGCGGGACTGCGGAGGTTCGCGGCGCGGGGCGCGGCGCCCTGGCGTCCCTTGGCGCGCAATGCGCGGGCGGTGGCGCGCGCCGTCGGCATCCCCGCGCCCGACCGCAGCGCCTACGACGAGTTCATGCTGCGCTTCCACGATTGGCTGAAGGAAAATTCCGCCTTCCAGGAGGGCGCGCCCAGGGAGCCGGTGGAGTTCCCTCCCGGCGCGACCTGGCTGGTCTACACCGATGGCGTGCCGCACGCCGCGCTCAGCGGCCAGTACGCCCTGGAGCAGACCTACATCGTGCCTCGCGAGGCCCTGGTCTGGCCCCAGGTCGCGCCCATCAGCGTGCTGGAAGAATTGGCGGGCTGCGAGATGGGGCGGTAA